A region of Marmota flaviventris isolate mMarFla1 chromosome 11, mMarFla1.hap1, whole genome shotgun sequence DNA encodes the following proteins:
- the Icos gene encoding inducible T-cell costimulator isoform X2, translated as MKPVFWYFFIFCFQIELLTGEIDDSANFDMFTFHNGGVQILCKYPEKVQQFKMELLKGRQVLCELTKIKTSGNVVSINNMKFCQSQLSNNSVSFFLNNLDNSHGSYYVCNLSIFDPPPFEEKILSREYLHIYESQLCCQLKFWLPIGCAAFVIVYTLGCYFIFRFTKKKYGSSVHDPNSDYMFMAAVNAAKKPRLADVTP; from the exons ATGAAGCCAGTCTTctggtatttctttattttctgcttcCAAATTGAACTTCTAACAG GAGAAATTGATGATTCCGCCAATTTTGATATGTTTACATTTCACAATGGAGGTGTACAAATTTTATGCAAGTACCCTGAGAAAGTCCAGCAGTTTAAAATGGAGTTACTGAAGGGGAGGCAAGTACTCTGTGAACTCACCAAGATAAAGACAAGTGGAAACGTGGTGTCCATTAATAACATGAAATTCTGCCAATCTCAGTTATCCAACAACAGTGTCTCCTTTTTTCTGAATAACTTGGACAATTCTCATGGCAGCTACTATGTCTGCAACCTATCAATTTTTGATCCTCCTCCTTTTGAAGAAAAGATTCTTAGCagagaatatttgcatatttatg AATCACAGCTTTGTTGCCAGCTAAAGTTCTGGTTACCCATTGGATGTGCAGCTTTTGTGATAGTGTACACTTTgggatgttattttatttttcggTTTACAAAAAAG AAGTATGGATCCAGTGTGCATGACCCGAATAGTGACTATATGTTCATGGCAGCCGTGAACGCAGCGAAGAAACCGAGACTTGCAG